One Pygocentrus nattereri isolate fPygNat1 chromosome 12, fPygNat1.pri, whole genome shotgun sequence DNA window includes the following coding sequences:
- the LOC108413073 gene encoding polymeric immunoglobulin receptor-like, which yields MKILLIFTLYLISGPVSCFNVIGYPGGSVMIYCNHQKSGGINKYYWKVATEYTYAETPNTWIHKDRFSLFNSDEALVVMYRNLRLQDAGLYQCGETGEWNHDVNLTVKPDPCCLGPNLSGYLGETVTISCSYPEEFKTNIRFFYKWTGEYFTELIHTTETRKDRCSISDDRRSKILRVRISDVREDDGGVYFCGAEERMGSISYKSFFTEIQLQVSETSSPSTTEKTQVSSDKEDFSASCSPVIIITVSVCVALLLIGGSALIFYKLRCTKMIQGSTSSPKRMEENNTISHSACDYEEIRYIRPHSGSGSTALYSMSQPPRAPSDPPNTVYTTAQLPSNPPEETKFSS from the exons ATGAagatcctcctcatcttcactctCTACCTGATCTCAG GTCCCGTGAGCTGCTTCAATGTGATTGGCTACCCAGGAGGTAGTGTCATGATCTACTGCAATCATCAGAAGAGTGGAGGGATTAACAAATATTACTGGAAGGTGGCAACAGAGTATACATACGCAGAAACACCAAACACATGGATTCATAAAGACAGATTTTCTCTATTTAACAGTGATGAAGCACTTGTAGTGATGTATAGAAACCTGAGGTTACAGGACGCTGGATTATATCAGTGTGGAGAGACTGGAGAGTGGAATCATGATGTGAACCTGACAGTGAAACCAG ATCCGTGTTGTTTGGGGCCAAATCTGTCTGGTTATCTGGGAGAGACGGTCACCATCAGCTGTTCATATCCAGAGGAGTTTAAAACAAACATCAGGTTCTTCTATAAATGGACTGGGGAATATTTTACTGAACTGATCCACACGACAGAGACTCGGAAAGACAGATGCTCCATCTCTGATGACAGAAGATCTAAAATTCTCAGAGTGAGAATCAGTGATGTGAGAGAAGATGATGGAGGAGTTTATTTCTGTGGAGCTGAGGAAAGAATGGGGTCAATCAGCTATAAGTCCTTCTTTACAGAGATTCAGCTCCAGGTTTCTG AAACATCAAGTCCATCtacaacagaaaaaacacaagtcTCATCTGATAAAGAAGATTTCAGTG ctTCATGTTCCCCTGTGATCATCATcactgtgagtgtctgtgtggctctgcTGCTGATTGGAGGATCAGCACTGATCTTCTACAAACTGAGATGCACCAAGATGATACAAG GCTCCACCTCTTCACCAAAAAGGATGGAGGAGAATAATACA ATTTCTCACTCTGCATGTGACtatgaggagattagatacatAAGACCCCATTCAGGCAGTGGATCTACTGCACTTTACTCTATGAGCCAACCCCCAAGAGCCCCCTCTGATCCCCCAAACACTGTATACACCACTGCACAACTGCCATCAAACCCTCCAGAAGAAACCAAATTCTCCAGTTGA